Below is a genomic region from Deltaproteobacteria bacterium.
GTGCGAGACAGGACTCCACTTCCCGACGATAATAATGAATCACACAGGCAACATAATGTGACCAGGCGAGGGTAAACGGGTGCGCGAGTTTCTCGGCCAATGCGAGGGCCTGCTGCGTACAGTGCAAGGCTTGATCAGCATACCCCAGTCGCCACAAGGTCAGCGCGAGCCAGTGTAAGCTCCCGACCCCAGGGTCGCGCCCGCCATACTGGGCAATATGGTCGGCATGGGTCTGCCAGTCATAGGTTTCATACGCGTGCTGCAAATACTGCCGGGCTGTGGGTAAGTCTGCAAAGTCATACAAGGTAGTGCCTTGCTGCATGTAGGCTCGGACCGTCAGCAACGGGTCGGTGAGACGTTGACTCAGCGTGAGAAACTGCGCTCCGAGTTCCCAGGCCGTGCGAAACTCAGCGCGCGTGTGGTGTAAGACAATAAGACCACCGATAGTAGCGGCAAATTGTGGCAGCTGCTCTTCCTGCTGACAGAGCCCGCGGACACGCGCATACACGTGTTCAACTTCAGGCGCCGTATACCCTTTGAGTGCACGCAGAGGATTTACCAGCGCAAGCTGCAACCGCAGTTCTATGTGGCCCCGTGCGGCAGTCTCAGGGAGGGTGATGAGCAACTCCAATCCTTGCGTAAAATGAACCACGGCTTCTTGGTTGGCATGACGACGGAGCGCAGTCTGCCCTGCGTGCTCACGGAAAGCAATCGCTTTCTCGACCTCTCGCCCTTGTGTAAAGCGCACTGCGAGTTCGGCGGCGATTTCACTGGCGCGGCTTCCGTACGCGGCTTCTTTCTGTTCCCCTACACGTCGGTGGAGTCGGATACGTCGCGTTTCATTCACGCGATCGTACAACACGGCATGATAGAGCGCATGGTGAAAACGGTAGCGTTCACTCAACGTGCCGTCGGGCCACTCCTCCGTTCCTCGGGCGGTAATCAATTGTCCCCTGCGGACCAACATGTCACACTGACGGTCAACCTCTTCTACCTCCACTTGCAGCCCCGCCGCGACGGCGGCAGCAGAGAATTCTATGCCCACGACGCTTGCGACTTCGAGCAAGTGTTGCGTCTCCTCCGGTAAGTGCTGAAACTGTTTCTCAATTATGTGCCGCAACGTGTTTGGGACATTCTCAGTCATACGCAAGACGTCACCCTGCATCGTCCACTGCCCGGCTTGCTCACGGACAAGCCCTTGTTGCAACAAGTCATCGACGACATTGACGATGAACAGCGGATTACCACCCGTGCGGCGGTGAATAAGCTCAGGCAACGGAGAGGCGGCAATCGTCGTATGCAAGCGCTGCGTCAGATACTCATTCACTGCCTGTTCTGAAAGCGGCGTAACCCGTAATTCCTCACAGCGGCTGCGCGCGGTTAACTCTTGCACCACCCCTCGTAATGGATGGTTGTTCGCTAATACATCTGTGGGCCGGTATGTTCCGATGATGAGCAACTTGGCCGGTTCACGACGTTGCGCGACGTACGACAACCACTCCAGGGTGGAGATATCGCTCCAGTGCAGGTCTTCCAGCACCATCACCAAGCCCTGCTCGCGAGTGAAGACCGTGAGAATTTCTGCTGCTTCGCGCAGCATGCGCTCACGCGTCGCCCCTTGTAATTGCCGATGCAGGGCCTCGAGTTCAGCCGCGTCAATCAAGAACGGTAACTGCACTAACCAGGACGGCGCATAGCGACGCAACAGTTCCCGGGTCTGGTCACGCTGCGGACCACGACACAACTGCCCGGCAATTTCCAACAAGGGCATGAAGGCTTCACCGGCGCCATACTGTTCGATGCACTGCCCGTAAGCGAAGCTCACAGGAGAGGCTAGAGGCTGGAGGCTAGAGACTTGTGGGGAGGCGGCTAGTCCCAAGCCTCTAGCCTCTAGTCTCTGCCGAAAGGCCTCCACAATCGTAGTCTTGCCGATGCCTGGTTCGCCACTGATAAACACGACTTGCCGTTCGCCCGTGAGCGCGGTCTCCAGACACTGCTCTAGATAAGCAATTTCTGCGGCACGGCCAACAATCTGTGAGCGATTGTCTCCTTTGCTCTGAACATGCACGCTTCTCTACCTCCTAGCGTCGCGACGCACGGTCAGCACTGACCGCGCGTGTTCATATACAGCACTCGGCTGTTGACTTGGCACGAACGACAAATGGAGGCAAGGCGAGGGGAGACTGTAGGAGAAGCTAAATGATGAACGAGGAGGGCTTTAGGCTTCAGGTTGTAGGCTATCGAGGAAAACCTTCAGAACGGAGCCTTAGCCACGACGTAAGGAGGGGGACTCAATTTCCCCCGTTAGCCTATGGCCTTTTGCCTAAAGCCTTTTTTAGAGATTGTGTCCCCAATTGCCGTGAAACCCGTAGGGCACTCGATGTGGTAGCTTTACCGTCGCCACCGGATCATGGCCTATGTTCTCCGCATCCAAAATGACCAGGTCACTGCGATTCTCATCTCGACGATAGACAACGGAGAGTATGTACCCCTGCCCTTCCGGCGCCTGTGCTGCACGTGGCACGAAAACCGGCTCTGAGGGAAATCCTGTCGAGCCAAAGTCACACACCTGTTTTCGTCCGGTCTGATGATCATAGCGAAAGATGGCGTTAAAAAATCCATCCTCACCAGGACTACCGCAGCGTCCACCAGTGTAGCCATAACGGTACGAGAGCCCTGCATAGCGCTCATCGAGTCGCGGGAACTCTGTTGGACTATCATCAAGCTGCTGATCCTTCATCGAACCGCTACGCAGATCCAATGCCCAACGCGTAAGTTTCGCAGAATCATCCTTCGCTAAATCGCTCGCCTCTGCCCCATCAAATAACGGCAAGCGTGGAAGACGACAGACATCAGCGATCACCTGACCATTTTCTGAATAGGCGTTCATCGGATGAAATACGAAACACGGATCAGTCGCGAACCAGCGAACATCGGCACTCGAACCGCTGCGCGGCATGACGCCAATTTTGGTTCCTACCTCCGGCTCCCAGCGAATCGGCGCACCAGACGCAAAGTTCTCGGAACGAAACGTCGCCGGAAAAACCATGAAGATCACATGCTCACGCGTGGTGATGAAGTCGTGCATCATCGTGGGGACTGGAACATCGATCTCTTCACTGCGGGTAATCTTCCCATCAGCAGTCGCCACGTAGTAACGTAGATACGGCGGAAACGGACTGTAGCCAAAGAACAGCAACTCGCCAGTTTCAGGATCGATCTTCGGATGCGCCGTCATCGGCCCTTGCAGTTTACCGTCGAAGTCATAGATGCCGCGCGTTTCTAATGTTTCTGGATCAAGTTCGTGTGGTGGCCCAGCTTCCCACAGCGCTAAGAGTTTCCCACCATGCACGATAATGTTGGTGTTGGCTGCATTGGGAAAAATTCCCTCAACTCGTGGGTCTGAGTTCGTCCAATCAGCTAGTCCTCCCCAGAGCGCTTCGCCCGCTTCTCGCTCCATCTGGAATCGCTGCGTCCGTACCCAACGGTTACGATAGTGCGCTTTCCCTTCACGGATAGCGAATGCGTGGATCATGCCGTCTCCATCGAACCAGTGGTAGCGACCACGTGGCGCAAACTGCGGATTGGCACCGTTACGATACAACGTGCCGTTTAATGCGCGCGGAATCTCCCCTTCCACCACCAGATCGTGAACCTCCCCCTCCATCGGCCACGGCGCATAGTTCCCACGGAGAAATGGATCATTCGGAAACGAACGACTCATAATGACTTCCTCCTTGCTCTCTGCCGAGAGCGGCGTGTAGATGTGTGTCGACGAGTACGTACACGAGATTGCGGTGGTTCCTGAGCTGGACTTCCATGCATGGCGATCAATCCCGCGAACCAACGAGACGTCGCCACGTCGTAATGCGTCAAGATTGCTTGAGGATCAGAGAACACCAGACGACCGGCAAGGTGTAAAGAGACGAGGCCATGGACCATTGCCCATAAGATGTTCGCGGCTTGATCCCTGTCCACATCATGCAATTGCCGTTCAACCAGCCATGCCGCTAGGGTATCGCGCATGATTACCCAACTGGTACGTAGGCGTGCATGCTGCTCTGGTGTCGGCTCAACGGCTGAATCTTGGAAAATGAGGCGATAATAGGTTGGATTATCGATCCCGAAACGGAGATACGCGACGCCCATCGCACGGAGTTGTTCGAGCAACGTCGGTTCACATCACGCAGCATCGATCGCGGCCGTCAATAAATCTCCCGCTTGCAGTTTGAGGGTCAGGAGCAGTTCCTCTTTGCTATCGAAGTGTTGATAAATCGCTGTGGCACTATATCCCAGCGCGCTAGCGACTGCGCGCATCGTCAGTGCCTCGACGCCACTCTCTTCAATTAAGCGGAGTGCCACAGCAAGAATGTCGGCACGCAAGGTTGGGTTAATAGGGCGAGGCATACGTAGTTGTCACCTGACATCGTTAGGTAACATTGTTAAGTAACGATGTCAACTGTTCACTCATCGAAGAAACAGATACAGTGAACAGTGCAATGAAAGGACACTACCATGGATGCACCAACTCCGCTCTCGCTTGAGCAAGTCCGCGGTGATCTCGCCACGTTTGTCGCCAACCCGTATCCCGCCTATCTGGAGATGCGCCCACAGTCACCGATGCTCATGGAATTTCTTCCCGCCGGCATCGTGCCTGGGCTCGATGAACCGCTGAAATCTTGGACGATCATGACGTACGATGATGTCCTTGCGGTGCTTCGCGATCACGACACCTTTACGTCGGCACGCAACCCCTTCGTTGAAAAAGGGTTCTTTCCGCAGCTGGTGCTGATCATGGACGATCCGCCACGTCACACGCGGTTTCGTCGCTTGGTGAATAAGGCCTTTACCCTGAGACGCGTCGAGGCGTTAGAACCGTGGATTACCTCTATCGCCACCGAACTGCTCGATAACATCGGCTCTGGAGAGACTGACATCGTGCAGTCCTACACCATCCCGTTGCCAGTGAAAGTGATCGCTCGCCTGATGGGCATCCCCGGCGATGATTACCCGACGTTCAAACGCTGGTCAGACACCTTCATTTCATCTCTCGTTTCCATCTCGTTAGAGGAGCGGATGAAGAACACGCTCGAGATGGTGGAATATTTCGGCAAGATCGCAGCGGCGCGGCGCACGCAGGGAGCAGATGACCTCATTACTGCGCTGGTCGAAGCCGAGATTGAGGGGGAGTCACTGCAAGACTGGGAGATTCTTGGCTTCTGCATTCTTCTTCTCATCGCTGGCAACGAAACAACCACCAACTTAATTGGCAATATGCTCAACATTCTGGTGGAGCGTCCAGAATTGTGGCAACGCCTACGGCAGGATCGCACTCTGGTTGAGCCCGTAATCGAAGAAACTCTTCGCTACGAGAGTCCGGTACAACAATTGATGCGAATGACAACCAAAGAAGCGACACTCTCGGGTGTCACCATACCAGCCGATGAATTAGTCACCGTGTTCTTCGGGGCTGCCAATCGCGACCCCAAAGAATTTCCCAATCCCGAGGAATTCCGCCTCGATCGTGACTTGCGCAGTCATGTCTCCTTCGGCGCAGGCACTCACTATTGTTTAGGTGCACCGCTCGCACGCGCCGAAGCCAGGATTTCGCTGAATGCCTTTCTTGATCGTTATTCCACCCTCACCCATGGGAGCACACCTGCAGTGCGCCAATCACAAAGCCCGGTCGTCTTCGGCTTTGAACGACTGCCACTGCGTTTACATGGCGGAGGGCGGTGAAATGCGGCTCGTGATCAACTATCAAAAGTGTCGGAAGTCAGGGCAATGCGCCTACCTGCATGCTGAATTGATCACAGCCGACGCAGACGGCACACCACGAGTGATTGTTGAAACGATTGGGAAAGAACTCCGTGAGGCCGCGGAAGACGTGGCGGACATCTGCCCCAGTGGTGCGATTACATTGCAAGAGAATTGAAGGCGGGAGAGTGTATCGTCTGCCCGAGGAGCATCTCGTGGAATTCGGTCTGCAGTTCTCACCTCGCGCTGGCCCGGACGGTGAGTATCCTAGGCCATTGATTTTGAAAGTACGGTTTCATCATGCCCCACCTTGCGTGAACTGAGCGACGCGCCTCACACGAACTCCAACTCTCCCCCAGCCCCACTCGTACGACGATAATAACACCCGACGCGTGTTTGTCCGGAGGCATCTTTAGTGTGACACACCCCACCTTTGCGCGGGCGTACGATGTAGAGCAATGAGTTCTGTTCGCAGTTCACACGAATTTCGACAAGGTCGAGGACGTCTCCCGACGTTTCCCCTTTGCGCCAGAGTTCGTTACGAGACGTCGACCACAACACGGCCCGTCGAGTCTTTTGTGTTTCTTGCAACGCAAATTGGTTAACATAGCCAATGAAAAGCACTTCTTTCGTGTCGGCGTGCTGCAGCACGGCCGGAACCACAGCTTGCTTGGTCTCAGCTACTTTTTGCAGCTTAGCAAAATCCAACGTTAATGTTGTGCCTTCTTCTAACACATTCATATCCATCACCTCATTCTTCCACCCTGTATCGGGTCTCAGGTGCGGAGTCTAGCCAAGGCATCCACTCGATTGCCGAGCAGTTTCCTCCTGGCAGGCGGTGCAACCTCTTGTGTCAGTGCAGCATCAGAGTACCACGAGAGAGAACAGTGCCCCTCTACCATTGCACCAGGAGGTCGGCTATGAATCAGCTCCAACAACAAGCGCGTATGAAAACCCCAGTCACTCCACTCGATAACAGCCTTGCCGATGATTGGCAACCAACCAAGGCCAAGGGCTCGCACCCGGAAGTCTTACCGAACGACGCACACAATGCGCAGCTCATCGCCAATGTCCACCCTACTGACTGGACCAATCCGGAACCTGCGCCACGGTACAACCTGGTAGTTATTGGTGCGGGCACGGCTGGGCTGGTCACCGCTGCTGGCGCAGCCGGT
It encodes:
- a CDS encoding ferredoxin, coding for MPFLIVIPPSPMGAHLQCANHKARSSSALNDCHCVYMAEGGEMRLVINYQKCRKSGQCAYLHAELITADADGTPRVIVETIGKELREAAEDVADICPSGAITLQEN
- a CDS encoding WHG domain-containing protein, with the protein product MLEQLRAMGVAYLRFGIDNPTYYRLIFQDSAVEPTPEQHARLRTSWVIMRDTLAAWLVERQLHDVDRDQAANILWAMVHGLVSLHLAGRLVFSDPQAILTHYDVATSRWFAGLIAMHGSPAQEPPQSRVRTRRHTSTRRSRQRARRKSL
- a CDS encoding cytochrome P450, with the translated sequence MDAPTPLSLEQVRGDLATFVANPYPAYLEMRPQSPMLMEFLPAGIVPGLDEPLKSWTIMTYDDVLAVLRDHDTFTSARNPFVEKGFFPQLVLIMDDPPRHTRFRRLVNKAFTLRRVEALEPWITSIATELLDNIGSGETDIVQSYTIPLPVKVIARLMGIPGDDYPTFKRWSDTFISSLVSISLEERMKNTLEMVEYFGKIAAARRTQGADDLITALVEAEIEGESLQDWEILGFCILLLIAGNETTTNLIGNMLNILVERPELWQRLRQDRTLVEPVIEETLRYESPVQQLMRMTTKEATLSGVTIPADELVTVFFGAANRDPKEFPNPEEFRLDRDLRSHVSFGAGTHYCLGAPLARAEARISLNAFLDRYSTLTHGSTPAVRQSQSPVVFGFERLPLRLHGGGR
- a CDS encoding carotenoid oxygenase family protein, which encodes MEGEVHDLVVEGEIPRALNGTLYRNGANPQFAPRGRYHWFDGDGMIHAFAIREGKAHYRNRWVRTQRFQMEREAGEALWGGLADWTNSDPRVEGIFPNAANTNIIVHGGKLLALWEAGPPHELDPETLETRGIYDFDGKLQGPMTAHPKIDPETGELLFFGYSPFPPYLRYYVATADGKITRSEEIDVPVPTMMHDFITTREHVIFMVFPATFRSENFASGAPIRWEPEVGTKIGVMPRSGSSADVRWFATDPCFVFHPMNAYSENGQVIADVCRLPRLPLFDGAEASDLAKDDSAKLTRWALDLRSGSMKDQQLDDSPTEFPRLDERYAGLSYRYGYTGGRCGSPGEDGFFNAIFRYDHQTGRKQVCDFGSTGFPSEPVFVPRAAQAPEGQGYILSVVYRRDENRSDLVILDAENIGHDPVATVKLPHRVPYGFHGNWGHNL
- a CDS encoding phosphoribosyl-AMP cyclohydrolase, with the protein product MDMNVLEEGTTLTLDFAKLQKVAETKQAVVPAVLQHADTKEVLFIGYVNQFALQETQKTRRAVLWSTSRNELWRKGETSGDVLDLVEIRVNCEQNSLLYIVRPRKGGVCHTKDASGQTRVGCYYRRTSGAGGELEFV
- a CDS encoding helix-turn-helix transcriptional regulator, with the protein product MPRPINPTLRADILAVALRLIEESGVEALTMRAVASALGYSATAIYQHFDSKEELLLTLKLQAGDLLTAAIDAA